The Atribacterota bacterium genome includes a region encoding these proteins:
- a CDS encoding ketopantoate reductase family protein encodes MKEVLLLGLGAVGASIAAQFYDAGYPINIICDADRKARYSRDGFSVNNKNYKFTYFTNREYKKSADLVLIAVKYHHLKDALPQLEGLIGEKTVIVSLLNGIDSEEIISNYFKCENNIAPAFIYKIDATKVNNAVNYYSKGIIVFGEKNGMVTEKINKVKNIFDRAGIKYEISDNILKKIWWKYMTNIGFNQTTAILKVPYRALQEIQYAQELAKEAMNEVVLISQSTNININLSKEDISRAMEMLKQLDPDGKTSMMQDVEAKRKTEVEMFSGKLCQMGDSLNISTPINRMLYNLIRTIEETY; translated from the coding sequence TTGAAAGAAGTATTATTATTAGGATTGGGAGCAGTGGGCGCATCTATTGCTGCACAATTTTATGATGCAGGTTATCCTATTAATATCATTTGTGATGCTGATCGAAAAGCAAGGTACTCACGAGATGGCTTTAGTGTAAATAATAAGAATTATAAATTTACTTATTTCACAAACAGGGAGTATAAAAAGTCTGCAGATCTGGTGCTTATAGCAGTTAAATACCATCATTTAAAAGATGCCCTTCCACAGTTAGAGGGTTTAATCGGAGAAAAAACAGTAATAGTTTCTCTATTAAATGGTATTGATAGTGAAGAAATTATTTCGAATTATTTCAAGTGTGAGAATAATATTGCCCCAGCGTTTATTTATAAAATCGATGCTACTAAAGTCAACAATGCTGTAAATTACTATAGTAAAGGAATTATAGTTTTTGGAGAAAAAAACGGCATGGTTACCGAAAAAATAAATAAAGTAAAGAATATTTTTGACAGGGCAGGAATTAAGTATGAAATTTCTGATAATATATTAAAAAAGATTTGGTGGAAATATATGACTAATATCGGATTTAATCAGACAACTGCTATTTTAAAAGTACCCTATCGGGCATTACAAGAAATTCAGTATGCACAGGAACTAGCCAAAGAAGCCATGAATGAAGTTGTTTTAATATCCCAGTCAACCAATATAAATATAAACCTTTCAAAGGAAGACATAAGCAGGGCTATGGAAATGTTAAAGCAGTTAGACCCTGATGGAAAAACTTCTATGATGCAGGACGTAGAGGCAAAAAGAAAAACAGAGGTTGAAATGTTTTCAGGAAAACTATGTCAGATGGGTGACAGTCTTAATATTTCTACCCCTATTAATCGTATGCTCTATAATTTGATAAGGACAATTGAGGAAACCTATTAA
- a CDS encoding fumarylacetoacetate hydrolase family protein: MKIVRYQKNNKISYGVINDSTIIPVTGDIFEKYELSEQSLKREDVKLLAPVNPPNIIAIGLNYKKHADESKLSYPDRPLIFLKATSSLIGPEDKIILPELAPNEVDYEAELVIVIGKEAKNIEIEDVPKYVLGYTCGNDVSARDCQIRFDKQWARAKSFDTFCPIGPWIETELPDPDNCRIMSRLNGKVMQDSNTSDLIFNTRELVSYCSKNFTLYPGTVIMTGTPEGVGFARKPPVFLKNGDTFEVNIEGIGTLNNKVIG, translated from the coding sequence ATGAAAATAGTCAGATATCAAAAAAATAATAAAATTTCTTATGGAGTAATTAATGATAGTACAATTATTCCAGTTACAGGTGATATATTCGAAAAGTATGAATTGAGCGAACAGTCTTTGAAACGGGAGGATGTAAAACTACTTGCACCGGTCAACCCTCCAAATATTATAGCCATTGGATTGAATTACAAGAAACATGCTGATGAAAGCAAATTATCTTATCCGGATAGACCTCTAATTTTTTTAAAGGCAACTTCAAGCTTGATTGGTCCGGAAGATAAAATAATTCTTCCGGAATTAGCCCCGAATGAAGTAGATTATGAAGCTGAATTAGTAATTGTTATTGGAAAAGAAGCAAAGAATATTGAGATAGAGGATGTTCCAAAATATGTTTTAGGATATACCTGTGGAAATGATGTTTCAGCGAGAGACTGTCAGATTCGATTTGATAAGCAATGGGCTAGAGCAAAATCATTTGACACTTTTTGTCCTATAGGGCCATGGATAGAGACAGAACTTCCTGATCCTGATAATTGCAGGATTATGTCCCGATTAAATGGAAAGGTTATGCAGGATTCCAATACCTCAGATTTGATTTTTAATACCAGAGAATTAGTCAGTTATTGTTCAAAGAATTTCACCCTTTATCCCGGAACGGTAATTATGACGGGAACTCCAGAAGGTGTAGGTTTTGCCCGGAAGCCACCGGTATTTTTAAAGAACGGTGATACTTTTGAAGTTAATATTGAAGGAATTGGGACATTAAACAATAAAGTTATTGGATAA